One region of Miscanthus floridulus cultivar M001 chromosome 19, ASM1932011v1, whole genome shotgun sequence genomic DNA includes:
- the LOC136528112 gene encoding histone deacetylase 2-like: MTSSSSSPLPALAGEALRQKRILSSKLYLEVPSSKAPVVYSPAYDISFLGLEKLHPFDSAKWGRICRYLTREGYLDKKRMVEPLEACKEDLLVVHTEAYLNSLKSSFRVSSIVEVPPVSLVPNWIVHKKLLYPFRKQVGGSILSAKLAIERGWAINVGGGFHHCSADEGGGFCAYADISLCIQFAFVRLNISSVLILDLDAHQGNGHEKDFANDGRVYILDMYNAGIYPFDFTAKQYIDQKVELVSGTKTDEYLEQLDKALEVCSSRFQPQLIVYNAGTDILDGDPLGRLKVSPEGVVTRDEKVFRLAKDQNIPLLMLTSGGYMKSSARVIADSIINLSNKNLIVLDSQLG; the protein is encoded by the exons atgacctcctcctcctcctcaccgttGCCCGCCCTGGCCGGGGAGGCGCTACGCCAGAAACGCATCCTCTCCAGCAAGCTCTACCTCGAGGTCCCCTCCTCCAAG GCGCCGGTGGTGTACTCGCCGGCATACGACATCTCCTTCCTCGGGCTTGAGAAGCT GCACCCGTTTGATTCCGCCAAATGGGGCCGCATCTGTAGGTACCTCACCAGGGAAGGGTACCTGGACAAGAAACGGATGGTGGAGCCATTGGAAGCCTGCAAGGAGGATTTGCTAGTG GTGCACACAGAGGCGTATCTGAACAGTCTCAAAAGCAGCTTCAGAGTTTCCTCCATTGTAGAG GTCCCTCCTGTGTCGCTTGTCCCTAATTGGATTGTGCACAAAAAGCTATTATACCCCTTCCGGAAGCAG GTGGGTGGGTCCATTTTATCAGCCAAACTTGCGATTGAGAGAGGATGGGCCATTAATGTTGGTGGAGGATTTCACCATTGTTCGGCAGATGAAGGGGGTGGATTTTGTGCATACGCTGACATCTCTCTGTGCATCCAGTTTGCTTTTGTCCGTCTAAATATCTCAAG TGTATTGATCTTAGACCTGGATGCCCACCAAGGAAATGGACACGAAAAAGATTTTGCTAATGATG GAAGGGTTTACATTTTAGACATGTACAATGCTGGAATTTATCCCTTT GATTTCACTGCTAAGCAATACATTGATCAAAAAGTTGAATTAGTT AGTGGGACAAAAACAGATGAATACTTGGAGCAACTTGACAAGGCTCTCGAG GTCTGCAGTAGTAGATTTCAGCCCCAATTGATTGTTTACAATGCTGGAACAGACATCCTGGATGGTGATCCATTGGGCAGATTGAAG GTAAGTCCTGAGGGCGTGGTTACCAGAGACGAGAAGGTATTTAGGCTCGCAAAAGATCAAAACATTCCTCTGCTCATGCTGACATCAG GAGGCTACATGAAGTCAAGCGCTCGAGTAATAGCCGATTCGATCATCAATCTGTCCAATAAAAACTTGATAGTATTAGACAGCCAGCTGGGTTGA